From the genome of Candidatus Aegiribacteria sp., one region includes:
- a CDS encoding GNAT family N-acetyltransferase: MEIVDLTEEYEGNYFVCLEDWSDEIKEAGNRKELWYRKMKDKGLRVKLALNDEAKPVGMIQYLPIEYSFVKGSELYFILCIWVHGYKKKGVGDYRKQGIGKALITAAEDDAKKRGAKGLVAWGVPIPVFMRASWFKKQGYVQVDKEGFLGRVLLWKPFSDDAVPPEWIEGRKEPELEHDKVTVTGFINGWCPAYNMVFERAKRASSELGDQVVFHEINTFDKEVFDEWGISDSIFINRKKLNTGPPPSYQKIKKRISKALKNV, encoded by the coding sequence ATGGAAATTGTTGATTTAACAGAAGAGTACGAGGGCAATTACTTCGTTTGTCTCGAAGACTGGTCAGACGAAATAAAGGAAGCCGGAAATCGTAAGGAACTCTGGTATCGAAAAATGAAAGATAAGGGGCTACGTGTTAAACTGGCTCTTAATGATGAGGCAAAACCAGTCGGTATGATTCAATATCTCCCAATCGAATACTCTTTTGTAAAAGGCAGCGAATTGTATTTCATCCTGTGTATCTGGGTCCACGGATACAAAAAAAAGGGAGTTGGGGATTATCGGAAACAGGGAATCGGCAAGGCGCTGATAACGGCAGCGGAAGATGACGCAAAGAAGAGAGGCGCGAAAGGGCTAGTTGCCTGGGGAGTGCCTATACCGGTTTTCATGAGAGCTTCCTGGTTCAAAAAGCAGGGATACGTTCAAGTAGACAAAGAAGGCTTCCTCGGTCGGGTTCTACTGTGGAAACCTTTTTCAGATGACGCTGTTCCGCCAGAATGGATCGAAGGCAGGAAAGAGCCGGAATTGGAACATGACAAAGTAACTGTAACAGGATTCATCAACGGATGGTGTCCCGCTTACAACATGGTTTTTGAAAGGGCGAAACGGGCTTCCTCAGAACTTGGAGACCAGGTTGTTTTTCATGAGATAAATACTTTTGATAAAGAAGTTTTTGACGAATGGGGCATTTCTGATTCGATATTCATCAACAGAAAAAAACTCAATACCGGACCGCCTCCATCCTATCAGAAAATAAAGAAGAGAATATCAAAAGCATTGAAAAATGTATGA
- a CDS encoding radical SAM protein, which yields MDPYIGCEHHCYYCYALNEAETDWAREIQIHQDIRAQLSNEISSIDTQPVYIGWNSDAYQPLEADYQQTRQALELLAERRFPVCVLTKSDLVVRDMDLFKRMSGSSVGISIAFQNDHDRELFEASAPSNRERVEALIRLHEEGIETYTLICPVMPFITDVGKLVSLVEPYSDTIWIYPLSLDTFEDRNWQNIRQILQEHYPDMAKKYIEIAFNSDHAYWTRLRSELNLLQQQTRPELRIEV from the coding sequence TTGGATCCTTATATCGGCTGTGAGCATCACTGCTATTACTGTTACGCTCTTAACGAGGCTGAGACAGATTGGGCCAGGGAGATACAGATACACCAGGACATTCGCGCCCAGCTCAGTAATGAAATTTCGTCTATTGATACCCAGCCAGTTTACATAGGCTGGAATTCTGATGCTTATCAGCCTTTAGAGGCTGATTACCAACAGACCAGACAGGCACTGGAATTACTCGCAGAACGCAGGTTTCCGGTTTGTGTGCTGACTAAATCCGACCTGGTGGTGAGGGACATGGACTTATTTAAACGCATGTCCGGTTCATCGGTGGGGATCTCGATAGCCTTTCAAAACGACCATGACAGAGAACTGTTCGAAGCTTCTGCACCGTCAAACAGGGAGAGGGTTGAAGCGCTGATACGGTTGCATGAGGAAGGTATCGAAACGTATACGCTGATCTGCCCGGTGATGCCATTCATTACTGATGTGGGAAAACTTGTCAGCCTGGTCGAGCCGTATTCGGACACGATCTGGATTTACCCTTTGAGCCTGGATACCTTCGAAGACCGCAACTGGCAGAACATACGGCAGATACTGCAGGAACATTATCCTGATATGGCGAAGAAATACATAGAGATTGCTTTCAATTCCGATCATGCCTATTGGACACGATTGCGGTCAGAATTAAATTTGTTACAGCAGCAGACACGGCCGGAATTGAGAATCGAAGTGTGA
- a CDS encoding GNAT family N-acetyltransferase, whose protein sequence is MISFDQYYLEYLGVHTERLKVGHRVFPCERRAGTFAFFYAQHLISTVINGDVVFSVAPEFAPAFEIQRTLLTDNAVNKDLLRMIDDTFFDFLPVLLYSTRLMKRMTLDKGELVKQKTKIKVDVLSESDKARFISRWIIRGKRSIEYLWNARLKAVRAGRYFTAFEKDEIASSAYISDIDYLGANITVGTNSKFRRKGYGKAVVSHAIEWCFSHGYRPIYLVDINNEPSIKLAESLGFREMSREVVVSSCKEVH, encoded by the coding sequence ATGATCAGCTTCGATCAATACTACCTTGAATACCTTGGCGTTCATACGGAACGACTGAAGGTAGGACATCGAGTCTTTCCGTGTGAAAGAAGAGCCGGAACATTTGCTTTCTTCTATGCACAGCATCTGATCTCAACGGTAATTAATGGCGATGTAGTATTCTCCGTTGCTCCGGAGTTTGCTCCCGCCTTTGAGATTCAACGTACGCTCCTTACAGACAACGCTGTTAATAAGGACCTGCTGAGAATGATCGACGATACTTTCTTTGATTTTCTTCCAGTCCTGCTCTACAGCACCAGGCTTATGAAGCGAATGACACTGGATAAGGGAGAACTGGTTAAACAAAAAACGAAGATCAAGGTTGATGTTCTATCTGAATCGGATAAAGCCAGGTTCATTTCCCGCTGGATTATCAGAGGAAAGAGATCTATTGAGTATCTATGGAACGCAAGATTAAAAGCTGTTCGTGCCGGCAGGTACTTCACCGCTTTTGAGAAGGATGAAATCGCCTCTTCAGCATACATATCGGATATTGATTACCTGGGCGCGAATATTACGGTAGGAACGAATTCCAAATTCAGGAGAAAAGGGTATGGAAAAGCCGTCGTCAGCCATGCGATTGAATGGTGCTTCTCGCATGGATATCGACCGATATACCTGGTAGATATTAACAACGAACCATCGATCAAGCTGGCCGAGAGCCTGGGGTTCAGAGAGATGTCACGGGAAGTTGTCGTATCATCATGCAAAGAAGTTCATTAG
- a CDS encoding GrpB family protein codes for MKKRIIQVVAYNSKWPDQFRIESRALSDILSKEIVHIHHIGSTAVPGLAAKPIIDILLEVKDVNALDSYNSEMEESSYIPKGEYGIPGRRFFIKGQFDRTHNIHAFNNGSYGAIRHIAFRDYLIAHPLIAGEYGDLKLRCARMCDNDVDKYCDMKHDFVKYYEEEAMQWKQY; via the coding sequence ATGAAAAAACGAATTATCCAGGTAGTTGCTTACAATTCGAAATGGCCGGATCAATTTCGAATTGAGAGCAGGGCTTTATCAGATATACTCTCTAAAGAAATCGTGCACATTCACCACATTGGAAGTACCGCTGTTCCTGGATTGGCGGCAAAACCGATAATAGATATTCTGTTGGAAGTGAAAGACGTAAATGCTCTGGATAGTTACAATTCTGAAATGGAAGAATCAAGCTACATTCCAAAAGGCGAATACGGTATACCGGGAAGACGGTTTTTCATAAAGGGCCAATTCGACCGGACACACAACATTCATGCATTTAACAATGGTTCGTATGGCGCGATAAGGCATATTGCCTTTCGTGACTACCTCATCGCGCATCCCCTGATAGCCGGGGAGTATGGTGATTTGAAGCTGAGATGTGCACGTATGTGTGATAACGATGTCGATAAGTACTGCGATATGAAGCATGATTTCGTAAAGTATTATGAAGAAGAAGCAATGCAGTGGAAGCAGTATTAA